One genomic region from Salvia hispanica cultivar TCC Black 2014 chromosome 2, UniMelb_Shisp_WGS_1.0, whole genome shotgun sequence encodes:
- the LOC125204659 gene encoding uncharacterized protein LOC125204659: protein MSLASSSSIIIAKPSTRVQSLSWNPISRLALSKCKTDEFGFWASKKTLQHTRKSFIVSADTAPENPPASAPSPPPSQPMGWVLGFVVTFILPFFTSKLGPLQEIKDKLETSLQAVENIVEVVEVVADSVDKLAENYAEDLPQGKLRDLVEKVEHFAEKTAEAADALDNVIDKVQDVSEHVDSIGIITNKVEELLRHKR from the exons ATGTCACTAGCGAGTTCTTCCTCCATCATCATCGCGAAGCCGAGCACGAGGGTTCAGTCCCTCTCTTGGAATCCCATCTCCAGATTAGCCCTTTCCAAGTGCAAGACTGATGAATTCGGCTTCTGGGCCTCCAAGAAAACACTTCAACATACAAG gaaatcttTTATTGTGAGTGCTGACACTGCACCTGAAAATCCACCGGCTTCTGCGCCATCACCACCTCCTTCCCAGCCCAt GGGCTGGGTTTTGGGATTTGTTGTTACATTTATTCTACCGTTTTTTACCAGCAAATTGGGGCCATTACAGGAGATTAAAG ATAAGCTTGAAACTTCACTGCAAGCAGTGGAGAATATAGTGGAGGTGGTGGAAGTGGTGGCGGATTCCGTCGACAAGCTCGCCGAGAACTACGCCGAGGATCTTCCCCAGGGAAAACTGCGCGATCTCGTTGAGAAAGTTGAACATTTTGCTGAGAAAACAGCCGAGGCAGCTGACGCTCTTGATAACGTCATCGATAAG GTTCAAGATGTTAGCGAGCATGTGGACAGCATTGGAATTATAAccaataaagtagaagaactTCTCCGGCACAAAagataa
- the LOC125206597 gene encoding protein FAR1-RELATED SEQUENCE 5-like, producing MIFAPFTGKDNHGRPVTFAAGLLSKENADSFSWLFKQFVKCMGVAPKLIVTDQDLGMKVAIAEVLLNTRHRWCMWHIMNKVADKLPKNMLGSEELKKELNACVWSELIEPDAFEESWHAIMERYGLANNDWFLSMFASRKFWVPAFFRDFPMSSLIKTTSLSESQNSFFKRYSKCRANLMLFYMNYNHALEAQRSNSAKLEYYDSTKVPILQTELEIEKHASTIYSGSAFNAIQKEIVYACFSLSCATLGVSTNRENEVYNINDKDSNSWTVTYSIGDDTYLCGCKKFERLGLSCSHIFCVLKYKFVKLIPEKLRGWRWLKSQFVKPIHGGFCDDHEVFSAVDEKKIAFKNMYALFFEIAQSIEGNIDQINAFTAIIEEGKKQLLGEGVVLSSIEKRALIENFYGSRVPNFIEVHPPNVVSTKGSGSRRKSKKEAGIKLAKKPGRKCGNCHVIGHHDSRNCKKVNEKTKQRQ from the coding sequence ATGATATTTGCTCCTTTTACGGGCAAGGATAATCATGGTCGCCCTGTGACATTTGCTGCTGGCCTTTTGTCCAAGGAAAATGCCGACTCCTTTTCATGGTTATTTAAACAATTTGTGAAATGTATGGGTGTGGCTCCGAAGCTAATCGTAACCGACCAAGACTTAGGAATGAAAGTTGCTATTGCAGAGGTTCTTCTTAATACAAGACACAGGTGGTGCATGTGGCATATAATGAATAAAGTTGCTGACAAATTGCCAAAGAACATGCTTGGTAGTGAAGAACTAAAGAAGGAATTGAATGCATGTGTTTGGTCGGAGTTGATAGAGCCTGATGCATTTGAAGAATCTTGGCATGCTATAATGGAAAGATATGGGCTGGCCAATAATGACTGGTTTTTGTCAATGTTTGCATCCAGAAAGTTTTGGGTTCCTGCCTTTTTCCGTGATTTTCCGATGAGCTCGTTGATAAAGACAACATCTTTGTCCGAATCACAGAATAGCTTTTTTAAAAGGTACTCAAAGTGTCGGGCTAACCTTATGCTATTTTATATGAACTATAACCATGCTTTGGAGGCTCAAAGAAGTAATAGTGCAAAGCTTGAATACTATGATTCAACAAAAGTGCCTATTTTGCAAACAGAATTGGAAATTGAGAAACATGCATCAACAATATATAGTGGCAGTGCTTTTAATGCAATTCAAAAGGAGATAGTTTATGCATGTTTCTCTTTGTCTTGTGCAACTCTAGGAGTGTCTACCAATAGAGAGAATGAAGTATATAACATAAATGACAAGGATTCAAACTCATGGACAGTGACTTACTCCATTGGTGATGACACCTATTTGTGTGGATGTAAAAAGTTTGAGAGACTTGGTCTATCGTGCAgccatatattttgtgtgttgaaaTATAAGTTTGTTAAGTTGATACCCGAGAAGTTGCGTGGATGGAGATGGTTGAAGTCACAGTTTGTGAAGCCAATACATGGAGGTTTTTGTGATGATCATGAAGTATTCTCTGCTGTAGACGAGAAGAAGATTGCATTTAAAAACATGTATGCATTATTCTTTGAAATAGCACAAAGTATTGAAGGGAACATTGACCAAATCAATGCATTTACTGCAATTATTGAAGAAGGTAAGAAGCAGCTTCTTGGAGAAGGTGTTGTTCTGTCTTCAATAGAGAAGAGAGCATTGATTGAAAACTTCTATGGCTCACGAGTACCAAACTTTATTGAAGTTCATCCTCCTAATGTTGTCAGTACAAAGGGAAGTGGAAGTAGGAGGAAATCAAAGAAGGAGGCAGGAATCAAGTTAGCAAAGAAACCAGGCCGAAAGTGTGGAAACTGTCATGTGATAGGACACCATGATTCGAGGAATTGCAAAAAGGTGAATGAGAAGACAAAACAGAGGCAGTGA